The genomic window TATTTCAGCGACGGTGAGGACTGGGTGGACGCCTTCAAGATCTGGGAGGGCGGCCTCGGAATCTGGGGCGCGATCGCGCTCGGCGCGGTCGGCGCCTGGATCGGCTGCCGACGCCGCGGCATCCCGCTCCCTGCGTGGGCGGACGCGCTGGCGCCCGGGATCGCCTTCGCCCAGGCGATCGGCCGCTGGGGCAACTGGTTCAACCAGGAGCTGTACGGCAAGCCGACGGACCTGCCGTGGGCGCTCAAGATCAGCGAGGGCACGAACCGGGTCGAGGGGACGTACCACCCGACCTTCCTCTACGAGTCCCTGTGGTGCGTCGGTGTCGCACTGCTGGTGATCTGGGCCGACCGCCGCTTCAAGCTGGGCCACGGCCGGGCGTTCGCGCTCTACGTCGCGGCGTACTGCGTGGGCCGCGGGTGGATCGAGTACCTGCGCGTCGACGAGGCGCACCACGTGCTGGGCCTCCGGCTCAACGTGTGGACCGCGATCATCGTGTTCGCGCTGGCGGTCACGTACATCGTGATCTCGGCGAGGGTGCGGCCGGGCCGCGAGGAGATCGTCGAGCCCGACCTGACGAAGGACGGCGGGAAGTCCGGATCCGA from Streptomyces sp. NBC_01341 includes these protein-coding regions:
- the lgt gene encoding prolipoprotein diacylglyceryl transferase — its product is MNSAFIPSPSTGVIELGPIPLRGYAFCIIIGVFVAVWFGNKRWIARGGKAGTVADIAVWAVPFGLVGGRLYHVITDYQLYFSDGEDWVDAFKIWEGGLGIWGAIALGAVGAWIGCRRRGIPLPAWADALAPGIAFAQAIGRWGNWFNQELYGKPTDLPWALKISEGTNRVEGTYHPTFLYESLWCVGVALLVIWADRRFKLGHGRAFALYVAAYCVGRGWIEYLRVDEAHHVLGLRLNVWTAIIVFALAVTYIVISARVRPGREEIVEPDLTKDGGKSGSDESPSSDDDAPSDDASAEGTTPQDASSDDAASVENASSDSAPDASADGPQEPEDDGAAPQKADRS